A genomic window from Bacillus mesophilus includes:
- a CDS encoding 4Fe-4S dicluster domain-containing protein, which yields MAELQEKKERNLDHLIEFMETKPRNFGELVHSAADSKPRRSFAPLIAKNETSLKNFTFSQKLKIAPRMARLMKGMWNGKRYYSKRVESKQTEAPLEVFEEIKQLVQRLGAIDVKFVKDLPLKQVFKGKSIPHQNAIVFTVEMDNDKIQTAPSFECFAEVAKGYGDLAVISNEVCKFIRKKGYSAYPSTAMGGQMDYVAMGELAGLGAIGYHGLLITPDAGARVRISTIYTDIDTFPVETENQHLWVRDFCSYCRKCVRSCPVQAINNEPQVNDNGDITCIDYKTCIKYFSANYGCANCIKVCPFSTAGYDKIQKGYLKKKSANERTDN from the coding sequence ATGGCAGAATTACAGGAGAAAAAGGAAAGAAATTTAGATCATCTCATAGAATTCATGGAAACGAAGCCTAGAAATTTTGGAGAACTAGTTCATTCAGCAGCTGATTCAAAGCCACGTCGTTCTTTTGCACCTTTAATTGCTAAGAATGAGACATCGCTTAAAAACTTTACGTTTTCACAAAAATTAAAAATTGCGCCTAGAATGGCAAGATTAATGAAGGGAATGTGGAATGGTAAACGTTACTATAGTAAAAGAGTTGAATCGAAACAAACAGAAGCTCCATTGGAAGTTTTTGAGGAAATAAAACAATTGGTTCAAAGATTAGGAGCTATTGATGTAAAATTCGTAAAGGATTTACCGTTGAAGCAAGTATTTAAAGGTAAATCAATACCTCATCAAAACGCAATCGTGTTCACCGTTGAGATGGACAATGATAAAATCCAAACTGCCCCGAGCTTTGAATGCTTTGCTGAAGTAGCAAAGGGATACGGTGATTTGGCTGTCATTTCAAATGAAGTGTGTAAGTTTATTCGAAAAAAAGGGTACTCTGCTTATCCAAGCACGGCAATGGGCGGACAAATGGATTACGTTGCAATGGGTGAATTAGCAGGTTTAGGAGCAATCGGATATCATGGACTTCTAATTACACCTGATGCCGGAGCTCGAGTTCGAATAAGTACCATTTATACAGATATTGATACGTTTCCTGTCGAGACAGAAAATCAACACCTATGGGTACGAGATTTTTGCTCATACTGTAGAAAATGTGTTCGAAGCTGTCCAGTTCAAGCAATTAACAATGAACCACAAGTGAATGATAATGGAGATATAACGTGTATCGATTATAAAACATGCATTAAATATTTCTCTGCAAATTATGGTTGTGCAAACTGCATTAAAGTATGCCCTTTTAGTACAGCAGGTTATGATAAAATACAAAAGGGTTATTTAAAGAAAAAAAGTGCAAATGAGAGAACTGACAATTAG
- a CDS encoding AI-2E family transporter, with the protein MEGQNKFLKLIGGKNVLYLLAFLILVGITIYIYTKISFIFYPLKVILSTIAPPVILAFVAYYLLNPVVEMLERFRIKKMWGIIILILGISGALTGVILLTAPSIEAQVKDLVQTFPSYLKQLEDSMTEWAQNSLLAPYYDDGYNLITERLGELPKLIGTYISSGFQGIQNVASTITTTIVSIVTFPFILFFLLKDGKRFQRYTIKLFPPKFRDDTKQILNNIDTQVGSYIQGQIIVATVIGILLFIGYLIIGLEYAFTLAIVAAVTSVVPYLGPTIAIIPAVIIAIVNSPFMLLKLGIVWIAVQFLEGNFVSPNIMGKTMKVHPLTIILVLLIAGNLFGVIGVIFGIPGYAIVKVIGSYLFYKFMKRYNKYYGDDRGYYEIED; encoded by the coding sequence ATGGAAGGACAAAATAAATTTTTAAAATTAATTGGTGGTAAAAATGTTTTATACCTATTAGCTTTTCTTATTCTAGTGGGTATTACCATATATATTTATACGAAAATTTCTTTTATCTTTTATCCACTAAAGGTCATTTTATCTACCATTGCACCTCCAGTAATCCTAGCATTTGTTGCATACTATCTATTAAATCCGGTTGTAGAAATGCTTGAAAGATTTCGTATTAAAAAAATGTGGGGAATAATCATTCTTATTCTCGGTATTAGTGGTGCATTAACTGGAGTGATCCTGTTAACTGCTCCATCGATTGAAGCGCAGGTGAAAGATTTAGTTCAAACATTTCCAAGTTATTTAAAGCAGTTAGAGGATAGTATGACAGAATGGGCGCAGAATTCTTTATTAGCGCCGTATTATGATGATGGTTATAACTTGATAACAGAGAGATTAGGTGAATTGCCAAAATTGATTGGAACTTATATTTCAAGTGGTTTTCAAGGGATACAGAATGTTGCTAGTACCATTACAACTACTATTGTATCTATTGTAACCTTTCCATTTATTTTATTTTTCTTATTAAAGGATGGAAAAAGGTTTCAACGTTATACCATAAAATTATTTCCGCCGAAGTTTAGAGATGACACCAAGCAAATTTTAAATAATATCGATACGCAAGTTGGTTCTTACATCCAAGGTCAGATTATTGTCGCAACGGTGATTGGTATTCTATTATTTATTGGATATCTGATCATAGGACTTGAATATGCATTTACATTGGCTATTGTCGCAGCCGTGACAAGTGTAGTTCCTTATTTAGGACCAACCATTGCTATTATTCCTGCTGTGATCATTGCCATCGTCAACTCCCCATTTATGTTGCTAAAGCTAGGAATTGTTTGGATAGCAGTCCAATTTTTAGAAGGGAATTTCGTCTCTCCGAATATCATGGGGAAAACGATGAAAGTTCATCCATTAACGATTATCCTAGTTTTATTGATTGCAGGTAATTTATTTGGTGTCATCGGTGTCATTTTTGGTATTCCAGGCTATGCTATTGTGAAGGTAATCGGTTCCTATCTTTTCTATAAGTTTATGAAACGATATAACAAATATTATGGGGATGACCGTGGGTATTATGAAATAGAAGATTAA
- a CDS encoding YkvA family protein, whose product MNTEDLNQHEKHFSEEKFWTKVQKFSKKAGTSVVYAVLLLYYTLQKPEVPLKVKATIVGALGYFILPLDLIPDIAVGVGYVDDLSALLIALAQVALYVDDDIKMQAKSKLKDLFGENVDTSDIDDKLGR is encoded by the coding sequence CTGAATACTGAAGATCTTAATCAACACGAAAAACATTTCTCAGAGGAAAAGTTCTGGACTAAGGTTCAAAAATTCTCTAAAAAAGCTGGAACATCTGTAGTCTATGCTGTCCTATTACTTTATTACACACTTCAAAAGCCAGAGGTGCCATTAAAAGTTAAAGCAACCATTGTTGGGGCTTTAGGTTACTTTATTTTACCTCTAGATCTTATACCAGACATAGCAGTTGGTGTAGGATATGTTGATGACTTAAGTGCTCTACTAATCGCTTTAGCTCAAGTAGCTTTATATGTGGATGATGATATAAAAATGCAAGCGAAAAGTAAACTAAAGGATTTATTTGGCGAGAATGTGGATACATCAGATATTGATGATAAGTTAGGTAGATAA
- a CDS encoding DUF4230 domain-containing protein has product MDTNKDIIEEKDERIAQLERQLRELNEAQQQMAATIAVNQNSRSFSPPKGIFKSVSKASRSKAKLAMFILVVLVIASGVIWSIAGNNFKQESIVFVEHVQELATLATAEVHTKAVIHQEDSKNILSINLPGTKRELLLVVPGTVLAGVDLKGITSDDMVINEETKEIDITLPHAEFLQDPSLQMDKIQSVDNSGIFRGDVKMAEGFELAALAQEQIRQEAISIGLLDTAEKNAEKALKEFFKNIGYTVNVTFN; this is encoded by the coding sequence TTGGATACAAATAAAGATATTATAGAAGAAAAAGACGAAAGAATTGCACAGCTAGAAAGACAGTTAAGAGAACTAAACGAAGCACAACAGCAAATGGCTGCAACTATTGCAGTAAATCAAAATTCAAGATCTTTTTCCCCACCTAAAGGAATATTTAAGTCTGTCTCAAAAGCTAGTAGATCCAAGGCAAAGTTGGCCATGTTCATCCTTGTTGTTTTAGTCATCGCGTCAGGGGTAATTTGGTCAATTGCGGGCAATAACTTCAAACAAGAGTCAATCGTGTTTGTTGAACATGTTCAAGAGCTAGCTACACTGGCAACAGCTGAAGTTCATACGAAAGCAGTTATCCACCAAGAGGATAGCAAGAATATCTTGTCTATTAATCTACCAGGAACAAAGCGAGAACTGCTATTAGTTGTACCTGGGACGGTTTTGGCTGGTGTTGATTTGAAAGGAATTACTTCTGATGATATGGTTATTAATGAAGAAACAAAAGAAATAGATATTACCCTTCCTCATGCAGAGTTCCTCCAGGATCCATCCTTACAGATGGATAAAATACAATCCGTTGACAATAGTGGGATTTTCCGTGGTGATGTTAAAATGGCTGAGGGGTTTGAACTGGCTGCATTGGCACAAGAGCAAATTCGTCAAGAAGCCATTTCTATTGGTTTATTAGATACTGCAGAGAAAAATGCAGAGAAAGCGTTGAAGGAATTTTTTAAGAATATTGGTTATACGGTAAATGTCACGTTTAACTAA
- a CDS encoding TM2 domain-containing protein, with product MSTKSKLTAALLGILLGGFGAHKFYLGRRRKGIVYLLFCWTYIPSILGFIEGVVYLFSSPEDFSMKYDKKYRA from the coding sequence ATTTCAACAAAAAGTAAGTTGACTGCTGCTTTATTAGGCATTTTATTAGGAGGATTTGGAGCTCACAAGTTTTACTTAGGGAGAAGGAGAAAGGGTATAGTTTATCTTCTTTTCTGTTGGACCTATATTCCATCAATTCTAGGTTTTATAGAGGGTGTAGTTTATTTATTTTCTAGTCCAGAGGATTTCTCAATGAAGTATGATAAAAAATATAGAGCTTAA
- a CDS encoding OmpA family protein, producing MNQKYRRLLDSKIDDNDFWPSFTDLLSTILLVVLLFLLVIINNEQDKVEAKEAELKETEVKIKQQEEIINYLAGIRFDIIEDLENEFSKTNLKIEIDKETGSIKFQNDLLFETGKDVIRPEFKEQLREFIPVYFNILYGKYDQHISEIVVEGHTDDVGTFVNNLDLSQKRAFSVVRYVLSDDFGNFPYKENVQMQITANGRSESDLKYKDDGKTIDQEKSRRVEFKFRLKNYSKWDELVKDIEEVNAK from the coding sequence TTGAATCAAAAATATAGACGACTATTAGATAGTAAGATTGACGACAATGATTTTTGGCCATCCTTTACTGACTTACTTTCTACCATCTTGTTAGTGGTCTTGCTTTTCTTATTAGTTATTATTAATAATGAACAGGATAAAGTAGAAGCAAAAGAGGCAGAGCTTAAGGAAACGGAAGTTAAAATTAAACAGCAAGAAGAAATTATTAATTACTTAGCTGGAATTAGGTTTGATATTATAGAGGATTTAGAAAATGAGTTTAGCAAGACGAATTTAAAAATCGAAATCGACAAGGAAACTGGATCCATTAAATTTCAAAATGATCTCTTGTTTGAAACAGGGAAAGATGTGATTAGGCCTGAGTTTAAAGAGCAGTTAAGAGAATTTATTCCGGTCTATTTTAATATCTTATATGGAAAATATGATCAGCATATTTCTGAGATTGTAGTTGAAGGGCACACAGATGATGTAGGGACTTTTGTCAATAATCTTGACCTCTCACAAAAAAGGGCATTTAGTGTTGTTCGATATGTCTTATCAGATGATTTTGGCAATTTTCCTTATAAAGAAAATGTCCAGATGCAAATAACGGCAAATGGACGTTCAGAAAGTGATCTGAAATATAAAGATGACGGGAAAACAATTGATCAAGAGAAATCAAGAAGGGTTGAGTTCAAGTTCCGATTAAAGAATTATTCAAAATGGGATGAATTAGTAAAGGATATTGAGGAAGTAAATGCTAAATAA
- a CDS encoding MotA/TolQ/ExbB proton channel family protein has translation MLSLSIIIVTFTLVFLIGSCAIRANHSIYKYLEAESERISLDSKNSSILHQINDKYKMYRTQSDNDLNFQSLIEEFISDFKMVKSKRSILHKYRIVSILKMIQLGSSMTILVGVLGTFIGLVIALKGIDLNLNETMQTVLDGIHTAFYTSIAGIACSIIINIATKVKNTEQQLIQIMLKLENYLNQKEKRSMDHQMVEAIGDVKTAVEEMKQSFLDIQLFTEGFERATENMNSFNEMFSKNTNKLSKIFGNMDKFTQNYNDQMNQLNHNFSDLLSFFEKQEEIQSYSVDLMRRTAEQYMHFTEQQLQVQARNEEQFVRITENLEETSNRLDTFFTTHTDQMHDAFEAMSGFYQESLDRQAQLVESQKHLEDKNVTFLEKIDRATVTMKEILETNSFEELANLTQSFSSNMNEMQQQFRSLISYFEHVDGLQQKYQEFYVRVVEKIDQQAEENSQYQNNFTDFVKEMFKQNEQVQSTFKDTVNLFTMLDSNSSTVTEEMKKLIQQTEHVMTESTNQFKSQTEELQKTLQEYVELSTEKMEKLMLKLDDSLGEGVRDSLRQFERYINVTNSIISQELKSMMKLQETHLGAESLSSINVQQSLSELNQHMKTLNSRIEKVGV, from the coding sequence ATGTTATCACTCAGTATTATTATCGTGACATTTACATTAGTATTTTTAATTGGAAGTTGTGCTATAAGAGCGAACCATTCCATATACAAGTATTTAGAGGCTGAAAGTGAAAGAATATCACTAGATTCAAAGAATAGTTCCATATTACATCAAATTAATGATAAATATAAAATGTACCGGACACAATCAGACAATGACCTTAATTTTCAATCATTAATTGAAGAGTTCATCTCTGATTTCAAGATGGTAAAGAGCAAACGTTCCATCTTGCATAAGTATAGAATTGTATCGATTCTAAAAATGATTCAATTAGGTAGTTCCATGACGATTCTAGTTGGTGTATTAGGAACGTTTATTGGATTGGTCATTGCATTAAAAGGAATTGATTTAAATTTAAATGAAACCATGCAGACAGTTCTCGATGGAATTCATACTGCTTTTTATACGAGTATTGCAGGTATTGCTTGTTCCATCATTATTAATATTGCTACCAAAGTAAAAAATACTGAACAACAACTTATCCAAATTATGCTTAAGCTTGAAAACTATTTGAATCAAAAAGAGAAACGTTCAATGGATCATCAAATGGTTGAGGCGATTGGTGATGTGAAAACAGCTGTCGAGGAAATGAAGCAATCGTTTCTCGATATACAGCTTTTTACAGAAGGTTTTGAACGAGCGACTGAGAATATGAATAGCTTTAATGAAATGTTTAGCAAAAATACAAATAAATTATCTAAAATCTTTGGAAACATGGATAAGTTTACACAAAACTATAATGATCAAATGAACCAATTAAATCACAACTTCAGTGATTTACTTTCATTTTTTGAAAAGCAGGAAGAAATTCAGTCGTATTCTGTAGATTTAATGAGAAGAACCGCGGAGCAGTACATGCACTTTACTGAACAGCAACTACAAGTTCAAGCGAGAAATGAAGAACAGTTTGTTAGAATTACCGAAAACCTAGAAGAGACAAGTAATCGACTGGATACATTCTTTACTACTCATACCGATCAAATGCATGATGCTTTTGAAGCAATGTCTGGTTTTTATCAAGAAAGTCTAGATCGACAAGCCCAGCTTGTGGAAAGCCAAAAGCATTTAGAAGATAAAAATGTAACATTCTTAGAAAAAATAGATCGCGCGACGGTTACAATGAAAGAAATTCTTGAGACGAATTCTTTTGAGGAATTAGCTAATTTAACACAGTCTTTCTCAAGTAACATGAATGAAATGCAACAACAATTCAGAAGCTTAATTTCTTATTTTGAGCATGTCGATGGACTTCAACAGAAATATCAAGAATTTTATGTAAGAGTTGTAGAAAAGATTGATCAGCAAGCGGAAGAGAATTCACAATATCAAAATAATTTTACAGATTTTGTTAAGGAAATGTTTAAACAAAATGAACAAGTACAATCAACGTTTAAAGATACTGTAAATCTATTTACTATGCTAGATTCTAATAGTTCGACAGTTACAGAGGAAATGAAAAAGCTAATCCAACAAACTGAGCACGTCATGACAGAGAGCACGAATCAGTTTAAAAGCCAAACAGAGGAACTTCAAAAAACGTTGCAAGAATACGTCGAACTTTCAACAGAGAAAATGGAAAAGCTTATGCTGAAGTTGGATGATAGCTTAGGTGAAGGCGTAAGAGATAGTTTACGACAATTTGAACGATATATTAATGTGACGAATTCCATTATTAGTCAAGAGCTAAAATCAATGATGAAGTTACAAGAGACACATCTCGGAGCAGAGTCTTTATCATCGATTAATGTGCAGCAATCATTATCAGAATTGAACCAACATATGAAAACACTAAACAGCCGTATCGAAAAAGTCGGTGTCTAG